From the bacterium genome, the window GGCGCCGAGCACCATTCCGGAAGCCGCAAAAAAGGCAGCCCACTGATAATCATGATTCAGCCACGCGCCCTGCAATACAAGAAATTCACCAATAAATCCGCTCAATCCCGGAAGTCCCAGCGAAGCCATGGTAATGATTCCATACATTGCCGCATAAGAGGGCATCGGAGTCGATAAGCCGCCGAAGTCTTTGATCATTCGAGTGTGCCGGCGTTCATAAATCTGGCCCACAATCAAGAAGAGCGCCCCTGTGCTCAATCCATGACTGATCATCACGATCATTGCGCCATTGAGACCAGGCTCGTTCAAGCAGAAAACTCCCAGCATGCAAAAACCAAGGTGACTGACGCTTGAATAAGCAATCAGTTTCTTCATATCCGGCTGCATCATCGCAACCAGCGCGCCGTAGATGATTCCGATCAACGAAAGACCGATCATCCAGGGGAGCAGCTCGTGTGTGGCATCCGGGAAAAAGGGCAATGAGAAACGCACGAAACCATAGGTTCCCATCTTCAACAAAACGCCTGCCAGAATCACGGAACCTGCGGTTGGAGCCTCCACGTGAGCGTCCGGCAACCATGTGTGGAACGGAAACATCGGCACTTTCACTGCAAATCCAATGAAGAATGCAAGGAAGGTCCAGTATTGAATGTCGCGCGGGAGCCCGACTTCCATCAATTTCAGCACATCAAACGTATATACACCCGTCACGCTGTGGTTGTAAAAATAAAGCGTCAGGATTCCAAGGAGCATCAAAACGGAACCCAGGAATGTGTACAAAAAGAATTTGATCGCGGCATAAAGTTTCCGGGGTCCGCCCCAGACGCCGATCAAGAAATACATCGGAACGAGCATGACTTCCCAGAAGATGTAAAAGAGGATGAAGTCGAGCGCCATGAATACGCCCATCATGCCGGTCTGTAGAATCAACATGAACGCGTAATACTCCTTCACGCGCGTTTGAATTGAGTTCCAGGAGGAAAGGATTGCGATGAATCCAAGAATGGTTGTCAGCAAGGTGAGCAGTAAGCTGATTCCATCCAGTCCCAGAAAATATTGGACGCCAAGAGAAGGGATCCACTGGAACCGTTCATAAAACTGCATGGTGAGCTTGCTGGAGTCGAAATAGGGAATTAAAACCAGGGACAGGATCATGTCGATGAAAGCCACAATATTGGCGAACCAGCGGATGAAGTTCGTCTTTTCCTTGGAGACAAAAAAGATCAGGTAAAGAGCGGCGACCATCGGAATGTACAGGATCACCGAAAGAATCGGAAAATTAAAAACGTTGCTAAACCCGTAGGTTTCAGGCATAGAAACTCCTATTTCGCATAAAAGAACATATACACAGCAAGCAGAACGAAGAATCCATAAAGACTGATCAGGCCGTAGTTTTGGACAACACCTGTCTGCATTTTTCTAACGAGACCACCGAAGTACCGCACAATCGCGCCGACAAGATTGACAGCAAGATCGACAAAATTAATATCGAACCAGATGGACGCGATGGAAGTCCGCAGCGTGGCCCACGCGCTGCCATTTACGATTCCGTCAATCACCTTCAAGTCAAAAGCTGCGAAGAATAGACAAAGTGTCTTCATCGGCTGAATGATCACTGCATTGTAGATTTCATCCACGTAGTATTTTCTGAAAAGCAATCTGTGCAGGCCAGGATAAGTAGCAGCCATCTTCTCAGCCACTTCAGGCCTCCGCAGATACATCATGTATGCGAGCCCGATGCCGGCCAGCGCCACCACAACAGAGCCTGCCATCAATGCAATTTCAAGACCGTGCGAAACTTCTGTCCCCTCTGCGTGAATCGATCCGGTAACCGGTTCGAGCCAGTGATAGAAATCCACCGGCATGCTCGGGATGTGCAGAACTTTTGGAATTCCCATCCATCCACCGACGATCGAAAGCGCCGCAAGGATAATCAGCGGAATGGTCATGGAACGGGGCGATTCATGAATGTGTTCCATCGTATGGTGATCCATTCGCGGTTTTCCATAAAAAGCGAGATACAAAAGACGGAACATGTAGAAAGCGGTCATCGCCGCCGCGACAGTTCCAAGGATCCAGAAAACTTTGCTTCCATGTTCGCTTGAAAACGCTTGCCACAGGATTTCGTCTTTGCTGAAGAAGCCGGCAAGCGGAGGAATTCCCGCAATTGCAATAGTGCCAACCAGCATTGTTTTAAAAGTGGTCGGGATCCTTTTTCGAAGGTCTCCCATCTTGAGCAGGTCCTGTTCACCGCTCATCGCGTGGATTACGCTTCCGGAACCGAGGAACAACAGAGCTTTGAAGAATGCATGCGTGGTGAG encodes:
- a CDS encoding NADH-quinone oxidoreductase subunit M — encoded protein: MPETYGFSNVFNFPILSVILYIPMVAALYLIFFVSKEKTNFIRWFANIVAFIDMILSLVLIPYFDSSKLTMQFYERFQWIPSLGVQYFLGLDGISLLLTLLTTILGFIAILSSWNSIQTRVKEYYAFMLILQTGMMGVFMALDFILFYIFWEVMLVPMYFLIGVWGGPRKLYAAIKFFLYTFLGSVLMLLGILTLYFYNHSVTGVYTFDVLKLMEVGLPRDIQYWTFLAFFIGFAVKVPMFPFHTWLPDAHVEAPTAGSVILAGVLLKMGTYGFVRFSLPFFPDATHELLPWMIGLSLIGIIYGALVAMMQPDMKKLIAYSSVSHLGFCMLGVFCLNEPGLNGAMIVMISHGLSTGALFLIVGQIYERRHTRMIKDFGGLSTPMPSYAAMYGIITMASLGLPGLSGFIGEFLVLQGAWLNHDYQWAAFFAASGMVLGAAYMLWLYQRVMFGKAEGENAALPDLSWREKWTLIPLIVFTFWIGIYPAPFLKMMEKPVKFIVSSVSIETEMFHAQK